A DNA window from Brassica napus cultivar Da-Ae chromosome C1, Da-Ae, whole genome shotgun sequence contains the following coding sequences:
- the LOC106376544 gene encoding myeloid leukemia factor 1-like, with protein MQNMNANAMENNGQWQPLTQVRHMQNMNTNAMVNSGQWQPQTQGYSFQSSTVTYGGNDGNYYTSSTTRRTGSDGLTLEESKEANTATREAAHRISRGFHNKGHTVERTRNSDGRVGTNQILHNLNEDELAGFEQSWSSNAGMQMQFPSLSGSFGSGFVNREQPMLPPPTDPSSSRARRGPYCHRRRNATDLSRLGF; from the exons ATGCAAAACATGAATGCAAATGCTATGGAGAACAATGGACAATGGCAGCCACTAACTCAAG TCAGACACATGCAAAACATGAATACAAATGCTATGGTGAACAGTGGACAATGGCAGCCACAGACTCAAGGTTATAGTTTCCAGAGCTCGACTGTTACTTACGGTGGTAATGACGGAAACTACTACACTTCGTCCACGACCAGAAGGACAGGAAGTGATGGG TTAACTCTGGAAGAAAGCAAAGAAGCTAATACTGCAACTCGCGAAGCAGCGCACAGGATTTCAAGAGGCTTCCATAACAAG GGCCACACGGTTGAGCGTACGCGCAACTCGGATGGTCGGGTTGGTACAAACCAGATTTTGCACAATCTGAACGAAG ATGAATTGGCTGGTTTTGAACAGTCTTGGAGTAGCAATGCTGGAATGCAAATGCAATTCCCCAGTCTGTCTGGTTCCTTTGGCA GTGGCTTTGTTAACAGAGAGCAACCAATGTTGCCTCCTCCGACTGATCCAAGCTCTTCTCGTGCAAGAAGAGGGCCTTACTGTCACAGAAGAAGGAATGCAACGGATTTAAGCAGGCTGGGTTTCTAA
- the LOC106373531 gene encoding probable tRNA N6-adenosine threonylcarbamoyltransferase, translating to MDVSFSGRLSYIKTTAEEKLKNNECTPADLCYSFQTFFAMLVETRAMAHRDKKDVLIVGGVGCNERLQDMMRTMCSERDGRLFASDDRYCIDNGAMIAYTGLLEFVNGIETPLEDTTFTQRFRTDEVHAVWREKEELVYGDKNVAAAK from the exons ATGGATGTGTCATTCAGTGGGAGATTGAGTTATATCAAAACTACTGCAGAGGAGAAGCTCAAGAACAACGAGTGTACACCTGCAGATTTGTGCTACTCCTTTCAA ACGTTCTTTGCGATGTTGGTTGAGACACGAGCGATGGCTCATCGCGACAAGAAAGACGTTTTGATAGTTGGTGGTGTCGGGTGTAACGAGCGTTTGCAGGACATGATGAGGACTATGTGTTCTGAACGTGACGGTAGGCTTTTTGCTTCGGATGATCGTTACTGCATTGATAACGGAGCGATGATTGCGTACACGGGTCTTCTTGAGTTTGTTAACGGTATTGAAACGCCGTTAGAAGACACTACCTTTACGCAGCGGTTTCGCACGGACGAGGTTCATGCGGTGTGGCGAGAGAAGGAAGAGTTGGTATATGGAGATAAGAACGTTGCTGCTGCTAAGTGA
- the LOC125580687 gene encoding uncharacterized protein LOC125580687, protein MQGGGGDPFNFNCPSGGFGGSSGGPNNGPPSLMSSSGGDSFDGFGAPNNEPPSQMSNVLGGDSADSFGGSNNGPPSQMSNVLGVSVDGFGGPFGGSNGDPPSLMSSFFGGRDPFDDPFFTEPFGGSMFQPSLFGPPTVDPFAGVRPPPLGFIENHHHQTPQPRLPGGPVIEEINVLDAEEEGEAYQEKSVILGKRGRSSSEVETEEAIAEERRITHMQNMNANAMVDNGQWQQQTQERRTRHRENMNEYAMVDNEQWRPQTQERRIAHMQNMNANAMENNGQWQPLTQERRFTHRQNMNANAMVTYEQWQPQTQVRHMQNMNTNAMVNSGQWQPQTQGYSFQSSTVTYGGNDGNYYTSSTTRRTGSDGLTLEESKEANTATREAAHRISRGFHNKGHTVERTRNSDGRVGTNQILHNLNEDELAGFEQSWSSNAGMQMQFPSLSGSFGSGFVNREQPMLPPPTDPSSSRARRGPYCHRRRNATDLSRLGF, encoded by the exons ATGCAAGGAGGTGGTGGAGATCCTTTCAACTTTAATTGTCCTTCTGGTGGCTTTGGAGGCTCTTCTGGTGGCCCGAACAATGGTCCCCCGAGTCTGATGTCTAGTTCTGGAGGAGACTCTTTTGATGGTTTTGGTGCCCCTAACAATGAACCTCCGAGTCAGATGTCCAATGTTTTAGGAGGAGACTCTGCTGATAGTTTTGGTGGATCTAACAACGGTCCACCGAGTCAGATGTCTAATGTTTTAGGAGTCTCTGTTGATGGTTTTGGTGGCCCTTTTGGTGGATCTAATGGTGATCCTCCGAGTCTGATGTCTAGTTTTTTCGGAGGAAGAGATCCGTTTGATGACCCTTTCTTCACCGAGCCTTTTGGTGGTAGCATGTTTCAGCCCAGCTTGTTTGGTCCTCCTACCGTGGACCCTTTTGCTGGAGTGCGTCCTCCTCCATTAGGGTTTATCGAGAATCATCATCACCAGACACCACAACCGAGACTACCAGGTGGACCAGTTATTGAAGAGATCAATGTTTTAGATGctgaggaagaaggagaagcatATCAAGAGAAGAGCGTAATCCTAGGGAAACGTGGCAGGTCAAGCAGTGAGGTGGAAACTGAAGAGGCTATAGCTGAAG AGAGAAGGATCACACACATGCAAAACATGAATGCAAATGCTATGGTGGACAATGGACAATGGCAACAACAAACTCAAG AGAGAAGGACCAGACACAGGGAAAACATGAATGAATATGCTATGGTGGACAATGAACAATGGCGGCCACAAACTCAAG AGAGAAGGATTGCACACATGCAAAACATGAATGCAAATGCTATGGAGAACAATGGACAATGGCAGCCACTAACTCAAG AGAGAAGGTTCACGCACAGGCAAAACATGAATGCAAATGCTATGGTGACCTATGAACAATGGCAACCACAAACTCAAG TCAGACACATGCAAAACATGAATACAAATGCTATGGTGAACAGTGGACAATGGCAGCCACAGACTCAAGGTTATAGTTTCCAGAGCTCGACTGTTACTTACGGTGGTAATGACGGAAACTACTACACTTCGTCCACGACCAGAAGGACAGGAAGTGATGGG TTAACTCTGGAAGAAAGCAAAGAAGCTAATACTGCAACTCGCGAAGCAGCGCACAGGATTTCAAGAGGCTTCCATAACAAG GGCCACACGGTTGAGCGTACGCGCAACTCGGATGGTCGGGTTGGTACAAACCAGATTTTGCACAATCTGAACGAAG ATGAATTGGCTGGTTTTGAACAGTCTTGGAGTAGCAATGCTGGAATGCAAATGCAATTCCCCAGTCTGTCTGGTTCCTTTGGCA GTGGCTTTGTTAACAGAGAGCAACCAATGTTGCCTCCTCCGACTGATCCAAGCTCTTCTCGTGCAAGAAGAGGGCCTTACTGTCACAGAAGAAGGAATGCAACGGATTTAAGCAGGCTGGGTTTCTAA